The following are from one region of the Arthrobacter sp. TMP15 genome:
- a CDS encoding VOC family protein — protein sequence MRMDHVSYASESDGLVATTERIATALGVDAVKGGIHPRFGTRNMIIPLTDHHYLEIVECLNHPASDKAPFGQAVKARSAAGGGWMGWCVAVDDLIPFEERLGRSAVPGNRKFPDGQELIWQQIGIKGLIADPQVPYMLKWEGDPTLHPSQARPSSVRLSSLTIAGSAERVTEWLGEPVEAPLDDVAVEWIAPRGTPGIMSVTFETANGPVTI from the coding sequence ATGCGAATGGACCATGTTTCTTACGCCAGTGAATCCGATGGATTGGTTGCCACCACGGAGCGAATCGCAACCGCCCTGGGGGTCGATGCTGTCAAGGGGGGAATCCACCCACGCTTCGGCACCCGCAATATGATTATCCCCCTCACCGACCACCATTATCTGGAAATTGTTGAGTGCTTAAACCACCCGGCATCGGATAAGGCGCCGTTCGGTCAAGCTGTCAAAGCGCGCTCGGCAGCGGGCGGCGGCTGGATGGGTTGGTGCGTAGCTGTTGACGACCTCATCCCGTTCGAAGAACGTCTAGGCCGCAGCGCCGTCCCGGGCAACCGCAAGTTCCCTGACGGTCAGGAACTGATTTGGCAACAGATCGGCATCAAGGGCCTGATCGCCGATCCGCAGGTCCCGTACATGCTCAAATGGGAGGGCGATCCCACCTTGCACCCATCACAGGCGCGTCCCTCCAGCGTCAGGCTTTCCTCGCTGACAATCGCTGGCAGCGCTGAACGTGTCACCGAATGGCTAGGCGAGCCCGTGGAAGCGCCTCTGGATGACGTCGCCGTGGAGTGGATAGCCCCGCGTGGCACCCCCGGAATCATGTCCGTCACCTTTGAAACGGCAAACGGTCCCGTTACTATCTAG
- a CDS encoding Tex family protein translates to MSLPTPAAREDRIATVIAAELGVRAAQVRAAIALMDDGASVPFIARYRKEATGTLDDAQLRDLEERLRYLRELEARRAAVLETIHGLGKLTPSLRRSIEAATTKSDLEDLYLPYKSTRKTKADTAREAGLEPLLDVLLKDPSRFPSAEADSFVDTGRGVATADDALAGARAILIERAGQDAALVGELRERLWKTGRLRSTAKSGKSVDGEKFKDYFDFAQPPHTLPGHRVLALLRGEKEGVLSLDLAETDTKDAEAHAQARSRYEQAVARSLGINDDGRPADTWLMTSARLAWRTRILTRLSVDLRVRLFQSAEEESVRVFAANLRDVLLAAPAGNRATLGLDPGLRTGTKVAVVDGTGKVVATETIYPHAPAKRWNEALATLVSLAQRHRIELVAIGNGTASRETDKLAGELVAELKRLAPERQVTKLVVSEAGASVYSASALASAELPGMDVTLRGAVSIARRLQDPLAELVKIDPKSIGVGQYQHDLTPAKLERSLGAVVEDCVNAVGVDLNMASPALLARVAGVGPLLSENIVAYRNEHGPFAKRRDLLKVARLGPKAFEQCAGFLRITGGAEPLDASSVHPEAYGVARKILGAVGASAKDVTGGVVGAATVNPADFVDGSFGLPTVQDIVAELQKPGRDPRPRFETATFTDGIEKITDLLPGMILEGTVSNVAAFGAFVDIGVHQDGLVHVSAMSNSFVSDPHTVVKSGQVVRVKVLEVEPERKRISLTLRLDDTAAKSDTRPDGRPGARSGARNPGVRNPGARNPGARNPAGTSEAGATAQPRGHKPKPNLAPGAAPSSANTAMAEALRRAGLGK, encoded by the coding sequence CTGTCCCTGCCCACTCCCGCTGCCCGTGAGGACCGCATTGCCACCGTTATTGCCGCGGAGTTGGGTGTGCGTGCCGCTCAAGTTCGCGCCGCGATTGCACTGATGGACGACGGCGCCAGCGTCCCCTTCATTGCCCGGTACAGAAAAGAAGCCACGGGGACACTCGATGATGCCCAGCTCCGGGATTTGGAAGAGCGCCTGAGGTACTTGCGAGAGCTGGAAGCTCGTCGCGCTGCGGTACTGGAAACAATCCACGGGCTGGGCAAGCTGACGCCGTCACTGAGGCGCTCAATTGAGGCGGCCACCACCAAATCTGATCTTGAGGATCTGTACCTGCCGTACAAGTCCACCCGAAAGACCAAGGCTGACACGGCCCGTGAAGCCGGGTTGGAGCCATTGCTGGATGTACTGCTCAAGGACCCGTCAAGATTCCCTTCTGCGGAGGCGGATTCCTTCGTTGATACTGGGCGAGGGGTGGCCACTGCTGATGACGCACTGGCTGGAGCTCGCGCCATCTTGATTGAACGAGCCGGACAGGATGCGGCGCTTGTGGGGGAGCTGCGCGAAAGGCTCTGGAAAACGGGTCGGCTGCGTTCCACCGCGAAGAGCGGGAAATCTGTGGATGGGGAAAAGTTCAAGGACTATTTCGACTTTGCCCAGCCCCCACACACACTTCCGGGGCACAGGGTGCTGGCCCTGTTGCGCGGTGAGAAGGAAGGCGTGCTGTCGCTGGATCTGGCGGAGACGGACACAAAGGATGCTGAAGCTCATGCCCAAGCCCGGTCTCGATACGAACAGGCTGTGGCTCGCTCCCTGGGTATCAATGATGACGGCAGACCGGCCGACACCTGGCTGATGACAAGTGCCCGCCTTGCCTGGCGCACCCGGATCCTGACCCGGCTGTCAGTGGATCTGCGAGTACGACTGTTTCAAAGCGCAGAGGAAGAGTCCGTTCGAGTCTTTGCCGCGAACCTCCGTGACGTTCTTTTGGCCGCACCGGCTGGAAACCGGGCCACATTGGGCCTGGATCCGGGCCTGCGAACAGGTACCAAAGTTGCTGTTGTTGATGGCACCGGGAAAGTGGTGGCTACTGAAACCATCTACCCCCATGCCCCTGCTAAACGTTGGAACGAGGCGCTAGCGACTCTGGTTTCGCTGGCGCAGCGGCACAGGATAGAGCTGGTGGCCATCGGCAATGGCACGGCGAGCAGGGAAACCGACAAACTGGCTGGCGAGCTTGTGGCCGAACTCAAGCGTCTGGCTCCGGAGCGTCAGGTGACTAAACTTGTGGTCTCAGAAGCGGGTGCCTCGGTTTACTCGGCGTCCGCGCTGGCTAGTGCTGAGCTGCCGGGTATGGATGTCACCCTACGCGGAGCTGTTTCCATTGCCCGTCGCCTGCAGGATCCCTTGGCAGAGTTGGTTAAGATCGATCCGAAGTCCATCGGGGTGGGTCAGTATCAGCACGATCTCACCCCTGCCAAACTTGAACGCTCCTTGGGCGCAGTTGTTGAGGACTGTGTGAACGCTGTGGGTGTGGACTTGAATATGGCTTCACCTGCACTCTTGGCCAGAGTGGCGGGGGTGGGGCCGCTTCTGAGTGAGAACATTGTGGCTTACAGGAACGAACATGGCCCTTTCGCCAAGCGGCGGGACCTGCTCAAAGTGGCCAGGCTCGGACCGAAGGCCTTTGAGCAGTGTGCCGGATTCTTGCGTATTACCGGGGGAGCGGAGCCACTTGACGCCTCTAGCGTGCACCCTGAAGCGTATGGTGTGGCACGGAAAATTCTTGGTGCGGTGGGGGCTTCGGCAAAGGATGTGACAGGCGGGGTTGTTGGTGCCGCAACGGTGAACCCGGCCGACTTCGTTGACGGCAGCTTTGGGCTGCCCACTGTGCAGGACATTGTTGCGGAGCTGCAAAAGCCCGGCCGTGACCCCCGGCCCCGCTTCGAAACGGCAACGTTTACAGATGGCATTGAAAAAATCACCGATTTGCTCCCCGGCATGATCCTTGAGGGAACAGTGTCCAATGTTGCCGCATTTGGTGCCTTCGTTGACATTGGTGTGCACCAAGACGGACTTGTACATGTCTCAGCCATGAGTAATTCCTTTGTGTCTGACCCGCACACAGTGGTTAAATCCGGCCAAGTGGTTCGCGTGAAGGTCCTTGAAGTGGAGCCCGAGCGTAAGCGTATTTCCTTGACGCTGCGCCTGGATGACACAGCCGCCAAGTCTGACACCAGACCTGATGGCAGGCCTGGAGCCAGATCAGGAGCCAGAAACCCTGGGGTCAGAAACCCAGGGGCCAGAAACCCAGGAGCCAGAAATCCAGCCGGCACATCCGAGGCTGGCGCTACTGCTCAGCCTCGAGGACATAAGCCCAAGCCCAACTTGGCTCCGGGGGCAGCTCCGAGCAGCGCAAACACGGCTATGGCCGAAGCGCTCCGGCGCGCAGGTTTGGGAAAGTAG